Genomic window (uncultured Hyphomonas sp.):
TCCAATTTGAATAAACCCAGTCAGCTTCAATATCAAATGTATTTCGCTTAAGCGTTGAAAAGTTTATCAATATTTCATAAAGCAAGGGGGCGTTTTTAAGATTGGCTTGTATATTTGCGAACCATAACGAGGATTCGGAAAATATGTTTTTATGAAACATAGCCTGTAATTCATTAAGAACTGAATTTAATTCGTTTTGATTTTTTTTACAGATATTCTCCAAAAATAGTGGCTCAAACTCTTTAATATTTGAAGGAGGAAAACTAATTTCTTGTGGGAATGCCCTAAGTTGTATATATAACCATATCGCTGCAGTTTGATAGTTTTTATTCTCGATGGTTTTCTCTATTATTCGAATGACTAATCCACTTTTCCGGGGGCTAAGTAAAGAGATGAATTGTGATAAATGATTTCCCTCTACAGAATCCAGATAGAGAATTGTTTCCAGTAAAGCATTACTGCTTTCAAGCAACTTTTGGTCTAAATATTCTGTTTCTAGATAAGATATTAATTTGTTTGAGATGTTTTTATTAAGAACAGATTTGTTGTATTCTAATGATAATTGATCAAGAAGTTTCAAAGCGCCAAGAAAAGAGGTGGTTATTAATTTATCTTTATAATTAACTAAAGTTGTAATCGATTCAAAATTTGGTGATGAATTAGGTCCTTCTAAAGGGATATATTTTATGTGGTCAACATTATTTAATGCTGAATGTTGATAAATACCTTGAAGAAAGTCAAAGAAGCGCTCTTCTCCAGTGCGAATAGTAATTTGGATAGGTTTTTTATTTGGATAATTATCCCTTAATGTTTGAATAAGAGATTCGAAGCCGGTGATCACTGACTGGAGGTCAATATCCAGATAATCTTTATCCTTTAGAGATTTTTCTTTTTCTAATGAAGAAATACTTTTGGGGTTTATTATCTCTATGATTTCTTCAATAACTTTTGCTTCACCCTTGAAGAACCTAATTAAGTAATTTGCTTCTTCGCAATTTTCCTTAGTAAGAATCTCTTCTTTTCTAGATTGATATATCATATCTCGAAGGCATCTTCGAATAAATGAACGTTTATCTTTGAAAAAAGTATTTATTGTCTCGTTATGGTTAAGGGTATGAAGGATTTTATAAATCCTATCAATGTACTGAGGTTCTTTGCTTAGTTCAGACAGGACCACATCAATATGGGCATGAACAGATGTTTGATTGTTTGAAATAATTTTTTCAAATGAGGAATAATCCCCGTCTGTTAAAGCCTTTTGAAGTGGCCGATTAATTAACAGTTGTCTAGCTTCTTCAATAGTGGCGTTGAAGAATAAACAAATCAGACTTTCTTTAAGGGTAATAGAGTCATTATCAAGCAATCTTGATGCATATGGTCTAGGATAATCGTTATTGAGCAGGGATAGTTGGTCAATTTTTAGGTCGGCGAATTTATTTATTAATACGTAATATGATATATGCGATATGGGAATTTCTGGACACCATTGGCTATGTAAGGCACCAATATCATTGATTAGAGAAATTATTTGTCTTGGATGGGGCGGGTTGTTATACAATATCTCTTTCATCAATATTATGATATTTTCAATTGTGTCATTGTCTTGATGGTTCTTGAATGATTGTTTAAATTTAATTTTAAAGAAATCTTCCCAGTTTGACGTTAATAATTCTGGAACAGTAAGTTTTAATTGAATCCGTTTATCTAAAAGTTCTTTTTCGTCAATAAAAGGAGGAACCTTATTATCACGAAGTATAGTTTCGTTATACGGCAAAAGAACCCATAAGTGCTTTGCAAGTTTTTTACTGATTCCTTGGTCGCTTCCATTAAGATATTGCAGAAATGTTTGAAGGGTTGAAATAAAAAGCAGCCTTTTTTCAGGTAAAAGACGATCAAGATTATCAATTACAATAACTAACTTTCGTTCATTTCTCAATGTGTCACTTAGAACTTCTGTAAACCATTTATCATAGTCAACGGATGAGATATCATATTTGTTATCAACCAATTTGCGTGACACGACAACTTGAAAGAGATCATTTTTACTAAAAATATAGGCAGTAAAAATAAAAATAAATAAAAGAGAAAATTCAACAATGCCAGCTATTACATACCAATTGGGTATAGGCGATGCATTAACATTATTCGGAGAGACGGCCCCGTTAGTAATTCCTTGAATAAATAAATTTACTATTGTTGGAAAGGCTAATAATAGGAGTGAAATAATAATAAAAATCAAACTTACTCTTGGCTTTAAATGATTTGTTTTTCCATTTTTAATTTGGTCAAGTATATTTTCTGCATCTTTGTTGCAAGTAAACCAAGATTTATTGTTTTTTTCCACTTTTTAATTCAAGTATCAGGTTTTCCAGAAATATCATACGCATTAGGTTGCCTTCATGAGCCCATGCGTCAAAGGTAAAGAACTTTATGTTATTGTTTTTATTCACATTTAATAAATTTTGTAAGATGGTAATTATTGTGGATTTTCCGGATCCGTAATTTCCAGCTATGCCTATTGTGATACCACCCTCTTTCTCTAAAATTATGTCACGAAGTGTTATCGCAATTTTCTTATGAGATTGACTATTGAAATAATCTTCTTCACTAGGTGTGTCTCTAATAAATTCTGTTGGGCATCTATTATCTTTTTGTTCAGTCATCATAAATCCCTCTATAGTAAACTTCATTAGTATTATATCAAAATTAAGTATCATCAATAATTGTGTGTATCTTCTAATTCCCCAAAATTGAATCGTGATACAATCTGAACGTAACCAAACCTTTTCCAATTTAACTCAGGAGGAACCCATTCCTATGGCACAAGAATCGTCGTTTAAGCTCACTTATGCGACCATGTTCAGCCCGCCCGAAGAATTACACACCCACTTTGCCGAAGCGATGGATGCGCTGAAGGGAAAACTGGGGCAGGAATATCCGATGTTCATCAACGGTGAGGAACGTTTCACCGAAGAGAAATATCGGGAGGTCTCACCGATCAATACCGACCTGCACCTGGCTACCTTCCAAAAAGGCGGCGTCAAAGACGCTGAGGACGCTATCGCTGCGGCCCGCGCGGCCTTCCCCAAGTGGAGCCGCATGAACTGGGATGAGCGCGTTTACCTGCTGCGCAAAGCAGCGGACATCATCGACCAGCGCCTGTTCGAAATCGGCGCGGTGGTCACGCTCGAAGTCGGCAAGAACCGGATGGAAGCCCTCGGCGATGTGGCCGAGACGGCCGAACTGATCCGCTATGCCTGCACCCAGATGGAAGCCAGCCAGGGGTACCATGCCAAGATGGGCGTTGACCCGCTGCAAGGCTATATCTCCACCAACAAATCCGTGCTCAAACCCTACGGCGTTTGGGTCGTGATCAGCCCCTTCAACTTCCCCGCAGCCCTGACGGGTGGCCCCTCGGGTGCGGCTCTGACTGCCGGCAACACGCTGGTGATCAAACCCGCCTCCGTCACCACCTGGACCACGGCGCTGCTGGTGGATTGTTTCCGCCAGGCCGGCATCCCGGATGGTGTGGTGAACTTCGTCTCCGGCCCCGGCTCCACCGTTGGGAAAGCCCTGGTGGAGAGCAAGGACGTGGATGGCATCACTTTTACCGGCTCTTTCGACGTCGGCATGGGTATCTACCGCAGCTTCGGCAATGGGGATTATATTCGCCCCACAATCCTCGAACTGGGCGGCAAGAACCCCGCGATCGTCTCCAAAAACGCCAACCTCGAAGATGCGGCAGTCGGCATCGTCCGCTCCGCTTTCGGCTTGCAGGGGCAGAAATGCTCCGCTTGCTCCCGGGTCTTTGTCGAAGAAGAAGTCTACGACAAGCTGGTGGCGCGGGTGGTTGAACTGACCAATAAGCTCAAGATCGGTGACCCGGTCGAACGGGATACCTATATGGGCCCCGTGGTGACCAAGGGCGCTTATCAGGATTTCCAGGATTTCTGCAAGGAACTCAAAGAAGCCGGTAAGATTGCGACCGGCGGCGAGGTGCTCACCGAGGGTGACTTCGCGAAGGGTTATTTCTGCGAACCGACCGTGGCGGTCGATGTACCGATCACGCATAAGCTCTGGCAGCAGGAAATGTTCGTCCCGATCACAATGATCCATCCCGTGAAGGACCTCAAAGAGGCGATGGAACTGGCCAACAGCGTCAAATATGGGCTGACGGCCGGCTTCTATGGCACAGAAGAGGAAGTGGGCTGGTTCTTTGATAATATCGAGGCGGGCGTGGTCTATGCCAACCGTCCGCAAGGTGCCACCACCGGTGCCTGGCCGGGATTCCAGCCCTTTGGGGGGTGGAAGGGTTCCGGCGCCAGCGGTAAGAATGCCGGCGGCTTGTATTACCTGCCGCTCTATATGCACGAGCAGAGCCAGACCTTTATCCAAAGGGCCTGAGCCTAACATTTATTCATGACCCTCATAAACCGGGTGGCGCGTTCGTCAGCCATCCGGTTTAACCTTATCTTATGATCCGATACTTGTTTTCCCGATTGGGCTGTCTGATCTGGCTGGTTGGCGCCGTTGTTTTGGGCGTGGGGATTGTCTCGGAAAGCTCCGGGCATCCGGCTTTTTCAATGGTGGCAGGTGGGATTGGGCTGCTCGTGGTGGGCTTCCTGCTCTGGCAGTGGCTGCGCCCCAAGGGGCAGAAGAGCACCCGTTTTTCAATGCTGCGCCGGCACACATGGGAGGATGAGCAGGACGAGGATAATGAAGAATGGAAATAATATGACCACGAAATTAACTTCTCTGAGTGACGCCATTCGACAATATGTGCATGATGGAGACCTGGTCTACGCATCCGGGTTCACCCATCTGATTCCTTTTGCGGCCGGGCATGAGATCATCCGGCAGGGCATCAAGGACCTGGTGCTGGCCCGCGCCACACCGGACCTGCTCTATGAACAGATGGTCGCTGCCGGGTGCGCCCGCAAGGTGATCTTCTCTTATATGGGCAACCCCGGGGTGGGTTCGCTCCGGCAGATGCGCAAGGCGCTTGAGGCTGGCGAGTTGGAATGGGAGGAATATTCCCATTTCAGTATGATCAGCCGTTTACAAGCGGGTGCCAGCGGGCTGCCCTTCATGCCGATGAAACAGACCGGCGCAACCGACCTGGAATCACAGAACCCAAATTTCAAGCGCGTGGCCGATCCCTATACCGGTGAGGAAGTGGTGGTTGTGCCGCCATTGATCCCCGATGTTGCAATCGTGCATGTGCAGCGGGCGGATGAGAACGGGAATGCCCATGTCTGGGGCATCCTCGGCGAGCAGCGTCTGGCAGCCTTTGCGGCCAAGAAGGTGATCCTCACGGTGGAAGAGATGGTGGATGAGTCCGTGATCCGCTCCGACCCCAACCGCACGTTGATCCCCGGCCTGGTGGTGGATGCCGTCTGCCATGTGCCTTTCTGTGCCCATCCTTCCTACACCCAGGGCTATCACGACCGGGACAATGACTTCTATTTGGACTGGGATAAGATCAGCGAGACCGATGAAGGTGTGAAAGCCTATCTGGACGAGTGGGTTTATGGGTTGCCCGACCGGGCGGCCTATTGGGAGAAACTGGGCCCTGAGGTCCACCAGCGTTTACACGCCGGGGAACGGCTTTCCGAACCGGTCAACTACGGCGATTATTGAGATTGAGGCTGTCACATGGTGGAAATTTTGTATAATCCAAAAGAATTGATGGTGGTGAATGCATCCCGGCTCCTGCGGGACTACGATGTGGTCTTCGTCGGAGTGGGGATCCCGAATCTGGCCTGCAACCTGGCCAGGCGGACGCATGCCCCAAATTTACAGATGATTTATGAAGCCGGGGTGATCGGTGCGCAACCTTCCCGGCTGCCGCTTTCGATCGGCGACCCCTCACTGGTCACCGGTTCGACCTCGGTTTGCAGCATGTATGATGTCTTCACGCTCTACCTTCAGCGGGGGAATGTGGATGTGGGCTTCCTGGGCGGGGCACAGATCGACCAGTATTGCAATATCAACGCGACCATGATCGGCGGCGATTACCAGCATCCGAAGGTGCGGCTGCCCGGTTCGGGCGGTTCAATGGAGATCGCAGCCTGGGCCAACCGCTGCTATATCATCACACCGCATCAGAAACGACGCTTCCCGGCCACGGTGGATTTCCATACTTCAATTGGATTCCTTGATGGCGGCGATGCCCGCAAGAAAACGGGTGTGCGCGGTGGTGGGCCGGAAGCTGTGGTGACCAACCTGGGCGTGATGCGGCCGGATGAGAATGGTGAGCTGGTGCTGACCGCAATGCATCCCGGTGTGACCTATGAGCAGGTGGCCGAGAACACCGGCTGGCCGTTGAAGATCGTCGAGGACTGTGCGGTGACCGAGCCGCCGACCCTTGAAGAGCTGCGTATCCTGCGGGAAGATCTCGATCCTCAGAAAATTTACATTTAGTTTGGTGCATCAGGTAGAATCCAAAGAAAAAACGGGACGATACCATGAAAAAAGAAATTCAGATTCTATCCACTTTTGACCTGACCAAGGAACAACAGGAGCGGCTCCGCAAGGCATCCGACCGGGTGAAGCTGACGGTGATCCCGACCAGCGATCCGAACGCAGTATCGGATGACGTTTGGGCGGAGACGGATGTGCTCTATACCTGGGATGTGCTGCCGGAACCTGAAAAAGTCCCCAATCTGAAGTGGGTGCAATTTGGGAGTGCCGGGGTGGATCTCTTTTTGCAGTCCTCTTTGGCGAAAAAGGAAGATATCCTGCTGACCTCTATGAGTGGCGCGATCACCAGCCAGCTCGCTGAATATGTGATGATGGCGCTTTTGGCGCTGGGGCATAAAATGCCCAAATTGATGCACATTCAGGCCGACCATCATTGGCTTTCGGAGAAAGAGATGGCGGAAAAAGTGATGCCCGTTGAATTACGGGGCAGCACAGTTGGCATCCTGGGCTATGGCAGCATTGGCCGGCAGGTGGCACGGTTATTACAGCCTTTTGGCGTGGAAGTGTTGGCCGCCAAGCGCGACGTGATGCGCCCGGAGGATTCCGGTTATATCCCCGATGACATGGGTGACCCGCATGGTGATTTTTTCACCCGGCTTTACCCGATGGAAGCGCTGCACAGTATGCTGTCCGTCAGTGATTTCGTGGTGGTCACCCTGCCCCTGACAGAGGCAACCCATCACCTGCTGGACCAGCAGGCATTTGAAGCTATGAAAGAGACGGCCTATTTGGTAAATGTGGGTCGGGGTGCGGTGATTGATGAACAGGCGTTGATCGCCGCGTTGAAGTCGGGTAAGATCGCCGGCGCGGCGCTGGATGTCTTTGAGGCAGAGCCCCTGCCGGAAGATAGCCCGTTATGGGATCTGGAGAATGTGTTCCTCAGCGCCCATTTGTCCTGGCTGAGCAAGAATCTTCAGGATGAGACCTTGGCCCTCTTTTTGGAAAATCTGAATCGCTATTTAGTTGGTTTGCCGCTATATAACCAGGTGGATTTGACAAAGGGGTATTGATCCGCCGGCTGATCTGAAATTAACTTATTTAGGTGCGCTCAGAGATTGAGCGCACTATTTTTATCCCTTGACAAAGTCACAGAAATTTGCTATTATATCGCATAACGATATATCGAATATGGATATAACGACACATGATACAGTGGAAGGTTGATACCAATGACAGATAAACGAATAGCAAAACACCTCCCGCTTTCGGAAGCCACCTTCTTTATTATGTTGGCTTTGGTCACGCCGAAGCATGGTTATGGCGTGATGCAGATGGTGGAAGAAATCAGCGAGGGCACAGTCAAAATTGGGCCGGGGACCCTCTATGGCGCCTTCTCCAATTTGGAAAAGGAAAAGCTGATTGCGATGGTTCGCGAGGAGGGGCGGCGCAAGGAATATCAGTTGACGCAAGATGGGCTGTTGGTTCTCAAAGCCCAAATTGAAAGGTTACGGATGATGGTTGGGCTTGGTGATGACGCCATCAGCCATGAAAAGGATGAAGCATAATGGAAAACTACCATATTGAACACCGCTGGTTTTGGGCCTGGCAGGATGAACAGGAAGAAAAATGGTTAGCGGAAATGTCAGAACGTGGTTATCATCTTGTGAAACCCGGTGTCTTTGGGCGATATGAATTCCAAAAAGGTGAGCCAAAGCGATTTGTTTATCGGATGGACTTTTTGGCGAATAGCCAGCAGAAAAAGGATTATCTCCAGCTATTTGAGGATGCAGGTTGGGAACATCTCGGTGAATTTGGGGGGTGGCAGTATTTTAGGAAACCTGCCGGAGATGACACTGCGCCGGAAATCTTTACGGATGTCCGAAGTAAAATTCAGAAGTACCATCGATTGCTGATATTCCTGGCGATTTTGACACCCATTTACCTTGCACCGTTGAACTTAAGGAACATCATTGAGCGAGATCCGCGATGGTTGATGTGGTCCATCTTCACACTTTGGATCCTATTGCTGGCTTTATATGGTTTCAGCGTCATCAAGGTCCTGCTCCGAATTGATCAGTTGAAAAAGACCATCAAGCAATAAGCGGTATTAGAAATTAAAAAAGGCAGTTCACATTGAACTGCCTTTTTTGATCAGAGTGGGATAACAAAAACAAATGTTCCATAATTAAATCTCGCATGGTAAAATCAGCGCATGGACTTATTTGACCATGCCCTTGAAGAACGGATGCAGCAGGAAGCTCCCCTGGCGGACCGGATGCGGCCGCAGACCCTGGATGAGATTGTCGGCCAGGATCATATAATCGGGGAAGGTCGCTTGCTGCGCCGGGCCATTCAGGCTGACCGGCTTTTTTCTTCGATCATCCTCTACGGCCCTCCGGGTACCGGCAAGACCACCCTGGCGAGAGTCATCTCCAACCTGACCAAAGCCCACTTTGAAAGCCTCTCCGCAGTGCTGGCGGGGGTGGCTGACCTGCGCAAGGTGATTGCTGAAGCCACCGAACGCCGCCGGCTCTATCAACGGCGGACGATCCTTTTCATTGACGAGGTGCACCGCTGGAACAAAGCCCAACAGGATGCCCTGCTTCCCCATGTGGAAAGCGGGCTGGTGACCCTGATTGGCGCCACCACTCAGAACCCCTATTTTGATGTCATTAAAGCGCTGGTGTCCCGCTCTCGGGTGTTTGAAATGCACTCGCTGACCGAGGAAGATATCCAGGCGATCTTATTGCGCGCCCTGCAGGACCCGGAGCGCGGTTACGGCAAGTTAAACGTTGAATTAGCGCCCGAGGCTATGGCACATCTTTCGCGCATGGCCGGGGGAGATGCCCGCAACGCGCTGAACGCGCTGGAACTAGCCGTGGAAACCACACCACCCGGCGCAGATGGCATCCTCAGGATTGGGCTGGATGTGGCTCAGGAATCGATCCAGAAGCGGGCGGTGCTCTATGACAAATCCGATGACGCTCATTATGACACCGTCTCGGCTTTCATCAAATCCGTGCGCGGCTCTGACCCCGATGCCGCGGTTTACTGGCTGGCGAAGATGCTCCATGCGGGCGAAGACCCGCGCTTCATCCTTCGGCGGCTGATCATCCTGGCGGGTGAAGATATTGGCCTGGCTGACCCGCAAGGGCTGGTGGTGGCCAATGCGGCCGCCCAGGCCTTTGAGTATATCGGCCTCCCTGAGGGGATCTTCCCTATCGTGGAAGCGACCCTCTACCTGGCGACTGCACCTAAATCCAATTCAGCTTTCGCCTATCATGCAGCTCTAGCGGAAATTGAGGAGAACGGGGTTGGCCCCGTGCCTGTCCATTTGATGGACTCCAGCCGTGACGCCAAAGGGTTGGGACATGGCGTGGGCTATGATTACCCGCATGCCCATGAGGGTCACTGGACACCCCAGCAGTACCTCCCGAGCAATGTGTTAGGCACTCATTTCTACCAACCCTCCGATCAGGGCTATGAAGCCCAGGTGCAGGAGCGGGTGCGGCTCTGGCGAGAAGCGCAGGATAAGGTCTTATTGGAAGAAAAGCAGGAAAAGAAGGCAGCTTAATGGCGACGTTCTTATTAATCCGGCATGGCGACAATGATCTTTTGGGAAGCAGGCTGGCTGGCAGGCTCCCTGATGTGCATCTGAACGCAAAGGGAAAAGCCCAGGCCCAGGCGGTCGCAGATGGCCTGGCGGATTTGCCAATCACCGCGGTCTACGCCAGCCCACTGGAACGGGCCCAGGAAACAGCGGAGCCCCTCGCACAGGTGCATAAGCTGTCCATCCAGACTCTGCCCGAACTGATGGGAAATTGACTTTGGAGAATGGCAGGGGGAAGCACTCGACAAGCTTCGGAAAGACCGGCTGTGGAAAACCGTTCAGAACAATCCCGCTACTTTCAGGTTCCCTGGCGGAGAGAGCTTCGCCGAAGCTCAGGCTCGGGTGGTCGCAGGGTTATCAACGCTCAGTGAGCAGCATGGCGAAAAAGACGTGGTTGCCTGCACTTCCCACAGCGATATCATCCGTCTCGCGGTGGCTCATTTCCTGGCGCTACCCCTGGATCGATTCCAACGGATCAGAATCCGACCGGCATCCGTCACGGTGCTGCACTTGAATGAGGGCCTGGGTTATTTTGGCCCTATCAATTACACATTTGATTTCAAATCGGCATTACCCTTTTAATTCCCCAATTTGCCCCAAAAAATTACGATCCAATCGTGAAAATTGTTCCGGTTAGCCTTGGGTGTAGGCTATAATTACCGTTGTGCCCAACATGAAAAGGAGCGCCATGGACAAGCATTTCGTCAAACCGGGATCAAAGATCAAGCTGAAGGAATGGCCGACCCGCTCGGATGACAGCATTTTAAAAGATGACGGCAAGGCCCAGCTTGTGGTCCTGGCGACTCAACTCGCCGATTTGCAGGAACTCTTGTATGCCGAACATCAGCAGAAGGTTCTGATCGTTTTGCAGGGGATGGATACCAGCGGCAAGGATAGCACTATCCGCCACGTCTTTGGTGATGTCAACCCCCAGGGGACGCATGTTTGCAGCTTCAAGGTGCCAACCCCGCAGGAATTGGATCATGATTATCTTTGGCGGGTACATAAGAACACCCCTGGCAAAGGTGAAATTACGATCTTCAACCGCTCTCATTATGAGGACGTGCTGGTTGTGCGGGTGCATGACCTCGTGCCTAAGTCAGTCTGGGAAAAGCGTTACAACCAGATCAACGCCTTTGAAAAGCTTCTGGTTCAGGAAGGCACCACAATCCTGAAATTCTGCCTGCATATCAGCAAGGAAGAGCAGGCGGAACGTTTCCTGGCCCGTCTCGACCGTCCCACTAAACGCTGGAAGTTCAATCCGGGTGATTTGGAAGAACGCGAATATTGGGATGATTATATGGCGGCCTATGAGGATATGGTCAACCGCACCAGCACGGAATGGGCGCCCTGGATCGTTGTCCCCTCGGACCAGAAATGGTATCGCAACCTGATCGTTGCCGAGACCATTATCAAAACGCTGCAAGATCTGGATATGCACTTTCCTAAAGAAGTGCCTGATATTGAAAAATACAAGGGAATCCTTGAGGAGATGGTCGCTAAGGAAGTCTGATGAGTTTACCCCTCCCGAACCAATATCTCCGGTTTGTCCTCGCCGGTTGTGTGAATGAGGATTTTATTCTCCCTATCTCAGGATCCCCCCAGGACTCAGTTCTGGGGGGAAACCTCCCTTATGCCGCAGCGGGGCTGGCCCTGTGGGGCGGCAAAGCGGGGATGGTTGCCAGGGTGGGGGATGATTTCCCAATGGCGTATTTAGATCGTTTCCGCCAACTCGACTTTGACCTCAAGGGGATCAAGCTGGTGGAAGGCCCAATGGATGCCCGGCGTTTCATTGCCCATCAGGATGAGGCCACCTATTTTGAAGATAACCCGATGCAGCACTATGTGGATCGGGGATACCCTTTCCCGCAGCGTTTACTGGGGTATAAAACCCGGTCACTCGTTCCCCCGGACATCAACGCGCCGCAAAAGCAATCGATTCAAATAACTGATATCCCTGAATACTATCTGGAAGCCAGCGGGGTGCATATCTGCCCGATAGATCACCTTTCGCACATCATCCTGCCCTCCGTATTTCGTCAGGGTCGGGCCACAACGATCACCCTTTCGCCCTCACCGGGCTATATGACGCCGACCTATTGGGGGGAACTGCCGGGAATGCTTTCGGAGATCACAGCACTTATCGTGCAAGAGAGAGAAGTCCAGGCGCTTTTTCAGGGGCGTGGGTCAGATCTATGGGAGATGGCGGAAGCGCTGGGTGGGATGGGGCCGGAATTTGTTGTGATCCAAACCGCCCGCTCGGGTTATTACCTTTATGACCATATCAGCCACAAACGCTGGGTGATTCCCCAATATCCTTCCCGAATCGCCGATCCGACCGGTGGGCGGGATGCCTTCGCCGGAGGTTTTTTGGTGGGTTACCGCGAGGACTACGATCCGCTGGCCGCTTCCCTCAAAGGGGCGATATCTGCTTCATTAACGGTGGAAGGCAGCGGTGTTTACTATGCGCTGGATGCGATGCCTGGCTTGCGGGACGCGCGACTCGAATCCCTGAAGAGTCTCGTCCGCGAGATTTAGTTTTTTCCCAGTTGGAAATTTAGAGAGTTTCGTTGAGCAATTCCTGCACCACGCCGGGATTGGCTTTGCCGCGCATCTGCCGCATGACCTGACCAAAGAACCACTGCCGCAGCGCTACCTTGCCTTCATGATAGGCTCGGACTTCGTCGGGATGTTCCGCTAAAACCTGACGCACCACTTCGGCGATCGCCTCCCGATCTGAAATTTGGGCGAGGCCTTCGGCCTCAATGATCGTCAGGGCTTGCTGCCCGGTGGCGACCATTTTTTCCAGAACGGTTTTTGCCGTGGCGTTATTGATTTTGCCTTGCTGCAGCAGGTCCAGCAGCCCGGCCAGTGCGGCCGGGGAAATCGGCAGGGTATCAATGAGCATATTGGTGGCGTTCATGATCCCGAACAGTTCACCGGAGACCCAATTGGCGGCCAGCCCAGCGTCTGGCTGCGGCATGGCGTTGACGACGCTTTCATAAAATTCCGCAGTATCCCGGTCCGCCGTGAGGACTTCGGCTTGATAGGCATCCAGTCCGAGATCCGCCATAAAGCGGATGAACTTGCGATCCGGGCGTTCCGGCAGGCGCTCACGGGCCGCCTCAATTTCCGCCGGGCTGATGACCAGCGGGGGCAGGTCCGGCTCGGGGAAGTAGCGGTAATCGTGTGCTTCTTCCTTGCTGCGTTGGGAGACAGTGACCTCGTTGGTCTCGTCCCAGCCCAGGGTCTCCTGATCCACCTTGCCGCCGGCCTCCAGCAGGGCCGTTTGGCGGTCCAGCTCATAGGTGATTGCGGCGGTCATCGTACGGAAGCTGTTGAGGTTCTTGATCTCAACCCGGGTGCCGAGGGTCTCGCTCCCTTCGGGGCGGACGGAGACATTG
Coding sequences:
- the gatB gene encoding Asp-tRNA(Asn)/Glu-tRNA(Gln) amidotransferase subunit GatB, which produces MKSGYIADIGLEVHAELQTQSKMFCGCPVLDSTRAEPNSAVCPVCAGMPGSLPVVNDQAVAFGLRVALALDCEINEVSQFARKNYFYPDLPKGYQISQYEHPLAEHGLLPVRTEAGWLDIQIRRVHLEEDTGKLTHIHTEEEASSLVDLNRAGIPLLEIVSEPDMHSIEQVLAHTRALRMVLQYLGVNSGDLEKGVIRFEANVSVRPEGSETLGTRVEIKNLNSFRTMTAAITYELDRQTALLEAGGKVDQETLGWDETNEVTVSQRSKEEAHDYRYFPEPDLPPLVISPAEIEAARERLPERPDRKFIRFMADLGLDAYQAEVLTADRDTAEFYESVVNAMPQPDAGLAANWVSGELFGIMNATNMLIDTLPISPAALAGLLDLLQQGKINNATAKTVLEKMVATGQQALTIIEAEGLAQISDREAIAEVVRQVLAEHPDEVRAYHEGKVALRQWFFGQVMRQMRGKANPGVVQELLNETL